Proteins from one Ananas comosus cultivar F153 linkage group 5, ASM154086v1, whole genome shotgun sequence genomic window:
- the LOC109710720 gene encoding uncharacterized protein LOC109710720 produces MRLNSCFMILCLLLLLLLTCVNHVGCSPSSSSSCGSLDNISSPFRLASETPTGGSPSYEILCDGGKPMLELGSAKYYVTNISYTNQTISVVDPVFVGDDRYCHLRIPSPPPGFSDLYLNVGENWALFVNCTRPIRNGRHRRVPCLSSNSTFVYVVVQNYAFTVNLIGASCGFLASVPVVGDVVGNSTATDIFELLKEGFVLSWAVGPRPQEQAQPTPSATFHGCLKEAKRYELRTRV; encoded by the coding sequence ATGAGGCTCAACTCTTGTTTTATGATACTatgtctcctcctcctcctcctcctcacttGTGTGAATCATGTCGGTTGTtctccgtcgtcgtcgtcgtcgtgtgGGAGTCTCGACAACATCAGCTCTCCTTTCCGTTTGGCGAGCGAAACGCCGACAGGCGGATCCCCAAGCTACGAGATTCTCTGCGACGGCGGCAAACCTATGCTGGAGCTGGGGTCGGCAAAGTACTACGTGACCAACATCTCGTATACCAACCAGACTATCAGTGTGGTTGATCCCGTGTTTGTAGGTGACGACAGATATTGCCATCTTCGAATCCCATCTCCGCCACCGGGTTTTTCGGATTTGTATTTGAATGTCGGGGAAAACTGGGCTCTCTTCGTGAATTGCACGAGGCCGATCCGAAACGGCAGGCACCGGCGCGTCCCTTGCCTAAGCAGCAACAGCACATTCGTCTATGTAGTAGTTCAAAATTATGCATTCACTGTGAATTTGATTGGGGCCTCGTGCGGATTTCTGGCCTCGGTTCCTGTCGTCGGGGATGTCGTCGGGAATTCGACCGCCACCGATATTTTTGAGCTCTTGAAGGAGGGATTCGTGCTTTCGTGGGCCGTCGGCCCCCGCCCTCAAGAACAGGCTCAGCCAACTCCATCTGCAACGTTTCATGGATGCTTGAAAGAAGCGAAAAGGTACGAATTACGCACACGAGTTTGA